Within the Deltaproteobacteria bacterium genome, the region TGGGTCAGGTCGTGGATGTTCGGGAGCGCCTGTAATGGCCGCGGTAGTCGAGCGAGTTCAAGGCACCGCGTGCGTGCTGCGCGGCGACGACATCGACACGGATCGAATCATCCCCGCGCGCTACCTGCGCTGCGTCACGTTCGACGGCATCGGCCAGTACGCCTTCGAGGACGACCGCAAGCAAGCGAAGGGCAATCACCCGCTCGACGACAAGCGCTTCGCCGGTGCGGGCATCCTGATCGTGGGCCGGAACTTCGGGTGCGGCTCCTCGCGCGAGCACGCGCCGCAGGCGCTCATGCGCTTCGGCTTCAACGCCTTCATCGGCGCCTCGTTCGCCGAGATCTTCCACGGCAACTGCACCGCCATGGGCCTGCCCTGCGTGACGCTCGGCGAGCGCGATCTCGCGACGCTAATGGACAGCGTCGAGCTCGACCCGACCCAACGAGTCGCGATCGATCTGGCCGCGCGCACGGTGACTTCGCGTGCGGGCGTGATGCAGGCCGAGATCCGCGACGGCACGCGCAAGGCGCTGCTCGAAGGCAGCTGGAACGCGACCGCCGTGCTGATCGAGGCCGGCGACGCGATCGAGCGCACCGCGCGCACGATCCCGTACGTGGCGGGCTTCCCGAGCTGACGCGCCGGCGCCGCAAGCCCAAACGGCGCGCGCAGCGAGGCACAGCCGAGCGGAGTCAATGCGCAAGCGCCGAAGGCGAGCTGCGCTTCTGGGCACAAGGCGCGGCGCGCTGAGGCGCGAGCTCAGTCCGTCCGCACGTCCTTCGCCCACGCGCGGTTCGCCTCGTACCACGCGACCGCGGCGGCGACGCCTTCCGCGAGCGAGACGCGCGGCGCCCAGCCGAGCTGCGCGCGCGCGCGCTCGATGCTTGCGGCGGTGCGCGGGACGTCGGCAGGATGCGCGGGCTTGTGCTCGATCTCGGCGCGGCGCCCGAGCGCGCGCTCGATCGTCGCGATCAGCTCGTTCACCGCGTACGGGTGATCGCCGCCGAGGTTGATCACGTCGTAGCCGAGCGGGCGCAGCGCGAGCACGGTGCCGCGCGCCACGTCGTCCACGAACGTGAAGTCGCGCGACATCGTGCCGTCGCCGAACACGGTGATCGGGCGCCCCTCGCGAATGCGCTGCACGAAGCGGAACACACTCATGTCGGGGCGACCCGCGGGCCCGTACACGGTGAAGTACCGCAGCACGCTCACGTCGAGGCCGTGCAGTGCGTGATACGTGTGCGCGAGTGCCTCGGCGGCTTTCTTGGTCGCGGCGTACGGCGAGAGCGGGAGGCTCGACTCGTCCGTCTCACGGAACAGCGCGGCGCTCGATTCTCCGTACACGCTCGAGGTCGACGCGAGCACGAACTTCGCGATGGCGCGCTCGCGGCAGAACGCGAGCAGGTTCAGCGTGCCCGTCACGTTCGTGTCGACGTAGACCCACGGGTTCTCGACGCTCGTGCGCACGCCGGCGCGCGCCGCGAGGTTGATGCACGCGTCGAAGGCGCCCGCGGGCAGCGCGGACGCAAGCGCTGCGCGATTCGCGATGTCGGCGCGCGCGAACGAGAAGCCGGCGCGAGGCGTCAGCGTCGCGAGCCGGTTCTCCTTCACGCGCGGGTCGTAGGCGTCGTTCAGGTCGTCGAGGCCGACGACTTCGCGGCCCTCGTCCAATAACAGCCCGCACACGCGCGCGCCGATGAAGCCCGCCGCGCCGGTGACGAGAACGCGCCCCACGCCCTACTTCCCTGAGAACGAAGCAGTGCGTTTGCCGAGGAACGCGTCCATGCCTTCGAGGCGATCCTCGGTCGCGAAGATCGAGCCGAAGCCCACCTGCTCGAGCGCGTGCGCCACCCGTACGTCCGCGTCCTGCCCTTCCTGCATCACGCGCTTGGCCGACGCGACCGCGACCGGGCCCTTCTTCGCGATCGTCTCCGCCGTCGCGAGCGCCGCGGCGAGCAGCGGCTCGGCGTCGTCGTAGACGCGGTTGGCGAGGCCGATGCGGAGAGCGGTGTCGGCGTCGATCGGCTCGCCCGTGAGAATCAGCTCCTTCGCCCACGCGGGCCCGACGCGCCGAACGAGCCGGCTCGTGCCGCCGAAGCCGGGGATCAGGCCGAGGTTCACCTCGGGCTGACCGAGGCGCGCCTTCTTGCTCGCGTAGATCCAGTCGCACGCGAGCGCGAGCTCGCAGCCGCCGCCGAGCGCGAAGCCGTTCACCGCGGCGATCGTGGGAATCGCGAGCGCTTCGAGCTTCGCGAAGGTGTCGTGGCCGAGGCGCGAGAAGGCCTCGCCCTGCTGCGGCGTCATCGTGCGCATCTGCGCGATGTCCGCGCCCGCGGCGAACGCGCGGCCGGCGCCCGTGATCACGAGCGCGCGAGCGCTCCCGTCGCGAGCGACCTCGTCGAGGCGCGCGGCGAGATCCGTCAGCAGCGCGGAGGAGAGCGCGTTCAGCGCATCGGGGCGGTTCAGCGTGAGCAGCAGCGCGGCGCCGCGCCGTTCCGAGAGCACGAGATCGGGCACGAGATCCTCCTGCGAAGGGCGGCGCAACG harbors:
- a CDS encoding 3-isopropylmalate dehydratase small subunit, which gives rise to MAAVVERVQGTACVLRGDDIDTDRIIPARYLRCVTFDGIGQYAFEDDRKQAKGNHPLDDKRFAGAGILIVGRNFGCGSSREHAPQALMRFGFNAFIGASFAEIFHGNCTAMGLPCVTLGERDLATLMDSVELDPTQRVAIDLAARTVTSRAGVMQAEIRDGTRKALLEGSWNATAVLIEAGDAIERTARTIPYVAGFPS
- a CDS encoding GDP-mannose 4,6-dehydratase, producing MGRVLVTGAAGFIGARVCGLLLDEGREVVGLDDLNDAYDPRVKENRLATLTPRAGFSFARADIANRAALASALPAGAFDACINLAARAGVRTSVENPWVYVDTNVTGTLNLLAFCRERAIAKFVLASTSSVYGESSAALFRETDESSLPLSPYAATKKAAEALAHTYHALHGLDVSVLRYFTVYGPAGRPDMSVFRFVQRIREGRPITVFGDGTMSRDFTFVDDVARGTVLALRPLGYDVINLGGDHPYAVNELIATIERALGRRAEIEHKPAHPADVPRTAASIERARAQLGWAPRVSLAEGVAAAVAWYEANRAWAKDVRTD
- a CDS encoding enoyl-CoA hydratase/isomerase family protein, which gives rise to MRDCARCAARRPASCRERRGRAGHRPPRTRGPAGTAGSRPSARAHRCSRAARRARDRRGRRRRRCRRRGRAWSVASCLLRGRKRSRAAALSRERAGRAGYHAKRSLRHAPRLGQTPAVPPSQRSHGRLDTLRRPSQEDLVPDLVLSERRGAALLLTLNRPDALNALSSALLTDLAARLDEVARDGSARALVITGAGRAFAAGADIAQMRTMTPQQGEAFSRLGHDTFAKLEALAIPTIAAVNGFALGGGCELALACDWIYASKKARLGQPEVNLGLIPGFGGTSRLVRRVGPAWAKELILTGEPIDADTALRIGLANRVYDDAEPLLAAALATAETIAKKGPVAVASAKRVMQEGQDADVRVAHALEQVGFGSIFATEDRLEGMDAFLGKRTASFSGK